A region from the Lycium barbarum isolate Lr01 chromosome 8, ASM1917538v2, whole genome shotgun sequence genome encodes:
- the LOC132605809 gene encoding protein disulfide-isomerase-like, with the protein MAKSGILVILSALLLTVCVVAEEEKEYVLTLDHSNLTDTISKHNFIVLEFYAPWCGHCKSLAPEYEKAASELSSHDPPIVLAKYDASDEANRELAGQYEIQGFPTIKILRDGGKKVQEYNGPRDAAGIVAYLKKQVGPASAEIKSKEDASNLIDEKKIFVVGIFPDLSGEKFENYLALAEKLRAEIDFAHTVDAKHLPRGGPVNKPTLRLLKPFDELFVDFEDFQVDAMEKFIAESSIPIVTVFDNKPENHPYVNKFFEGTNAKTLLFVNFSTELDAFKSKYNDVAALYKGAGVSFLLGDVEAGEGAFEYFGLKPEQAPVIIIMDADDQKYIKDHVEPDTIAAFLKDYKDGKLKPHIKSQPIPETNDEPVKVVVRDTLQDMVYNSGKNVLLEFYAPWCGHCKSLAPILDEVAVSFESDPDVLIAKLDATANDLPKGDFDVQGFPTIYFRSASGNLSQYDGGRTKEAIIEFIEKNRDKPVQSDSAKADSAKDEL; encoded by the exons TATCAGCTCTTCTTCTTACAGTTTGTGTTGTAGCTGAAGAAGAAAAGGAATATGTGTTGACTTTGGACCATTCTAACCTTACTGATACTATTTCTAAGCACAACTTCATTGTTCTTGAATTCTACGCCCCTTG GTGTGGGCACTGTAAGAGTCTTGCTCCCGAG TATGAAAAAGCTGCCTCAGAGCTGAGTAGTCACGACCCTCCAATTGTTCTAGCTAAGTACGATGCAAGTGATGAAGCCAATAGAGAACTTGCAGGACAGTACGAGATCCAGGGTTTCCCGACTATCAAGATCTTGCGGGATGGAGGAAAGAAAGTTCAAGAATATAACGGCCCTCGCGATGCAGCCGGTATTGTAGCCTATTTGAAGAAACAAGTGGGTCCCGCATCTGCTGAAATCAAGTCGAAGGAGGATGCCTCAAACCTTATTGATGAGAAAAAGATCTTTGTT GTCGGTATATTTCCAGACCTATCCGGAGAGAAATTTGAGAACTATTTAGCACTAGCTGAAAAACTGCGAGCTGAGATCGATTTTGCTCACACTGTTGATGCTAAACACCTCCCTCGGGGCGGGCCAGTCAATAAGCCCACTCTTCGTCTTCTAAAGCCATTTGATGAACTCTTTGTTGATTTTGAG GATTTTCAAGTCGATGCAATGGAGAAGTTCATTGCAGAATCTAGTATTCCTATTGTTACTGTTTTTGACAATAAACCAGAAAATCATCCTTATGTTAACAAGTTCTTTGAGGGCACCAACGCCAAG ACACTCCTATTTGTGAACTTTAGCACTGAGCTTGATGCTTTTAAGTCCAAGTACAACGATGTTGCCGCGCTTTATAAAGGGGCCGGTGTGAGCTTTCTCTTGGGTGATGTTGAGGCTGGTGAAGGTGCTTTTGAG TACTTCGGACTGAAGCCCGAACAGGCACCTGTCATCATCATAATGGACGCTGATGATCAGAAGTACATTAAGGACCATGTGGAACCTGATACCATTGCTGCTTTTTTGAAGGATTACAAG GATGGCAAATTGAAGCCACATATAAAATCGCAGCCCATCCCTGAAACCAACGATGAACCTGTTAAGGTGGTTGTTAGGGATACCCTCCAGGATATGGTTTACAACTCAGGAAAAAATG TACTGTTAGAGTTCTATGCACCTTGGTGTGGTCACTGCAAGAGCCTAGCTCCAATTTTGGATGAAGTGGCTGTATCATTTGAAAGCGATCCAGATGTTCTGATTGCTAAACTG GACGCAACCGCAAATGATCTCCCGAAAGGTGACTTCGACGTTCAGGGATTCCCTACTATATACTTCAGATCTGCCTCTGGTAACTTGTCACAGTACGACGGTGGGAGAACAAAAGAGGCGATCATCGAATTTATCGAGAAGAATCGTGATAAGCCTGTTCAGTCAGACTCTGCCAAAGCCGATTCGGCAAAGGATGAACTTTAG